The following are encoded together in the Phaseolus vulgaris cultivar G19833 chromosome 9, P. vulgaris v2.0, whole genome shotgun sequence genome:
- the LOC137820709 gene encoding protein ENHANCED DISEASE RESISTANCE 2-like has translation MSTTASSAHWTSDAVHGGSLRPVDLDSGTNGWASPPGDLFLLRSSNYFTKRQKAPSGDYLLAPTGMDWLKSQSKLDNVLARPDNRVGQALRKAQAQGRARKSFIFAVNLQVPGKEHHSAVFYFFTDEPVPSGSLLGRFIEGDDAFRNQRFKLVNRIVKGPWIVKKAVGNYSACLLGKALTCNYHRGPNYFEIDVDIGSSAIANAILRLALGYVTSVTIDMGFVVEAQAEEELPERLIGAVRVCQMEMSAATVLDAPNAPRGNKVNHLSGNDE, from the coding sequence ATGTCCACCACCGCCTCCTCCGCCCACTGGACCTCCGACGCCGTCCACGGGGGATCCCTTCGCCCTGTCGACCTAGACTCCGGTACGAACGGCTGGGCTTCCCCGCCCGGCGACCTCTTCCTTCTTCGCTCCTCCAATTACTTCACCAAACGCCAAAAAGCCCCTTCCGGCGACTACCTACTGGCACCGACCGGCATGGACTGGCTAAAATCCCAATCGAAGCTCGATAACGTCCTCGCTCGGCCCGACAACCGCGTGGGCCAGGCCCTCCGGAAGGCCCAGGCCCAAGGCAGGGCCCGGAAGAGCTTCATCTTCGCTGTCAACCTCCAGGTGCCGGGGAAAGAGCACCACAGCGCGGTATTCTACTTTTTCACGGACGAACCGGTCCCCTCCGGTTCGCTCCTCGGGCGGTTCATCGAGGGCGACGACGCGTTCAGGAACCAGCGGTTCAAGCTGGTGAACCGGATCGTGAAGGGCCCGTGGATCGTGAAAAAAGCGGTGGGGAATTACAGCGCCTGCTTATTGGGGAAGGCTCTGACGTGTAACTATCACAGGGGACCGAACTACTTCGAGATTGACGTGGACATTGGGAGCAGTGCCATCGCCAACGCTATCCTGCGCCTCGCGCTGGGCTACGTCACCAGCGTCACCATCGACATGGGATTCGTGGTGGAGGCGCAGGCGGAGGAGGAGCTCCCCGAGAGACTCATCGGAGCGGTTAGGGTTTGCCAGATGGAGATGTCCGCGGCCACCGTCCTGG